In a genomic window of Oncorhynchus keta strain PuntledgeMale-10-30-2019 chromosome 28, Oket_V2, whole genome shotgun sequence:
- the cul1b gene encoding cullin-1b, whose translation MSSNRGQNPHGLKQIGLDQIWDDLRAGIHQVYTRQSMAKSRYMELYTHVYNYCTSVHQSSQGRGSAVPNKPSKKSSTPGGAQFVGLELYKRLKEFLKNYLTSLLMDGEDLMDECVLKFYTQQWEDYRFSSKVLNGICAYLNRHWVRRECDEGRKGIYEIYSLALVTWRECLFRPLNKQVTNAVLKLIEKERNGETINTRLISGVVQSYVELGLNEEDAFAKGPTLSVYKEYFECQFLTDTERFYTRESTEFLQQNPVTEYMKKAEARLLEEQRRVQVYLHESTQDELARRCEQVLIEKHLEIFHTEFQNLLDADKNQDLGRMYNLVSRITDGLGELKKLLETHIHNQGLAAIEKCGEAALNDPKVYVQTTLNVHKKYNALVMSAFNNDAGFVAALDKACGRFINNNTVTKMAQSSSKSPELLARYCDSLLKKSSKNPEEAELEDTLNQVMVVFKYIEDKDVFQKFYAKMLAKRLVHQNSASDDAEASMISKLKQACGFEYTSKLQRMFQDIGVSKDLNEQFKKHLTNSEPLDLDFSIQVLSSGSWPFQQSCTFALPSELERSYQRFTAFYGSRHSGRKLTWLYHLSKGELVTNCFKNRYTLQASTFQMAILLQYNTEDLYSVQQLTDSTQIKTDILVQVLQILLKSKLLVLEDENANIDEVEFKPETLIKLFLGYKNKKLRVNINVPMKTEQKQEQETTHKNIEEDRKLLIQAAIVRIMKMRKVLKHQQLLAEVLNQLSSRFKPRVPVIKKCIDILIEKEYLERVDGEKDTYSYLA comes from the exons ATGTCGTCCAACAGGGGCCAGAACCCACATGGGTTGAAGCAGATCGGGCTGGACCAGATCTGGGACGACCTGAGGGCTGGCATCCACCAGGTGTACACACGGCAGAGCATGGCAAAGTCACGCTACATGGAGCTCTACAC CCATGTGTATAACTACTGTACCAGCGTGCACCAGTCCAGTCAAGGCCGGGGATCTGCCGTCCCCAACAAGCCCTCCAAGAAGAGCAGTACTCCTGGGGGGGCCCAATTCGTAGGCCTGGAACTCTACAAGAGACTCAAGGAGTTCCTCAAGAACTACCTGACCAGTCTGCTCATG gatgGTGAGGACCTGATGGATGAGTGTGTGTTGAAGTTCTACACACAGCAGTGGGAGGACTACCGGTTCTCCAGTAAGGTGCTGAATGGGATCTGTGCTTACCTCAACAGGCACTGGGTCAGACGTGAATGTGACGAGGGACGCAAGGGCATCTACGAGATCTACtcg TTGGCGTTGGTAACGTGGAGGGAGTGTCTATTCAGACCCCTAAATAAACAG gtaaCGAATGCGGTCCTGAAGCTGATCGagaaggagagaaatggagagaccATCAACACCAGACTCATCAGTGGTGTGGTGCAGTCCTACG TGGAGCTGGGGCTGAATGAGGAGGATGCGTTTGCTAAGGGTCCTACGCTGTCGGTGTATAAAGAATACTTTGAGTGCCAGTTCCTCACGGACACCGAACGCTTCTACACACGAGAGAGCACCGAGTTCCTCCAACAGAACCCTGTTACCGAGTACATGAAGAAG gCTGAGGCCCGTCTGCTAGAGGAACAGAGGCGTGTGCAGGTGTACCTCCATGAGTCCACTCAGGATGAGCTGGCCAGGCGGTGTGAACAGGTGCTCATAGAGAAACACCTGGAGATCTTCCACACAGAGTTCCAGAATCTACTGGATGCTGACAAGAACCAAG atcTAGGTCGGATGTATAACTTGGTGTCTCGTATAACGGATGGCCTAGGAGAGCTAAAGAAACTCCTAGAAACACACATCCACAACCAGGGCCTGGCCGCTATAGAGAAATGTGGAGAGGCCGCTCTcaac GACCCTAAGGTGTATGTCCAGACCACACTGAATGTCCATAAGAAGTACAACGCTCTGGTCATGTCTGCCTTCAACAACGACGCTGGTTTCGTAGCTGCTCTAGACAAG GCGTGTGGTcgtttcatcaacaacaacacggTCACTAAGATGGCCCAGTCCTCCAGCAAATCACCTGAACTACTGGCTAGATACTGTGACTCTCTGCTCAAGAAGAG TTCTAAGAACCCAGAAGAGGCAGAGTTGGAGGACACACTCAACCAAGTG ATGGTGGTGTTTAAGTATATAGAGGACAAGGATGTGTTCCAGAAGTTCTATGCTAAGATGCTGGCTAAACGCCTCGTCCACCAGAACAGTGCTAGCGACGACGCAGAGGCTAGCATGATCTCCAAACTCAAG cAAGCGTGTGGCTTTGAGTACACATCTAAACTACAGAGGATGTTCCAGGACATCGGAGTCAGCAAAGACCTCAACGAACAGTTCAAGAAACACCTGACCAACTCTGAACCTCTCGACT TGGACTTCAGTATCCAAGTGTTGAGTTCCGGGTCCTGGCCGTTCCAGCAATCATGCACCTTCGCTCTGCCCTCCGAG TTGGAGCGTAGCTACCAGCGGTTCACAGCATTCTACGGCAGCAGACACAGCGGTCGGAAACTCACCTGGCTCTACCACCTGTCTAAAGGAGAGCTGGTCACCAACTGCTTTAAAAACAG GTACACTCTGCAGGCCTCTACCTTCCAGATGGCTATCCTGCTGCAGTACAACACAGAGGACCTGTACTCCGTACAACAACTCACTGACAGCACACAGATCAAAACC GACATTCTGGTTCAAGTGTTGCAGATCTTGTTGAAATCCAAATTGCTG GTCCTGGAGGACGAGAATGCTAACATAGACGAAGTGGAGTTCAAACCAGAAACCCTGATCAAACTCTTCCTGGGATACAAGAA TAAGAAGCTGCGTGTGAACATTAACGTTCCTATGAAGACTGAACAGAAACAGGAGCAGGAGACCACACACAAGAACATAGAGGAGGACCGGAAGCTCCTCATACAG GCTGCCATAGTGAGGATAATGAAGATGAGGAAGGTTCTGAAACACCAGCAGCTCCTGGCTGAAGTCCTAAACCAGCTCTCGTCCCGCTTCAAACCCAGAGTCCCTGTCATTAAG AAGTGTATAGACATCCTGATAGAGAAGGAGTATCTGGAGAgagtggatggagagaaagacacGTACAGCTACCTGGCTTAA